Genomic segment of Oncorhynchus tshawytscha isolate Ot180627B linkage group LG13, Otsh_v2.0, whole genome shotgun sequence:
cccactgttcctaggctgtcattgaaaataagaatttgttcttaactgacttgcctagttaaataaaggtaaaataaaaacacaggCAGGTGTGTATTCTGCAGAGTCAGCTCTCACATGCTGACTAGTCAGAGGGGGAATGTTTACATTCTCGGTCTCTTTATTTTCTCTCATATTTTTTCTTATTCcgtcttgctctccctctctctcttaacagCTACAAGAAGACGTCAGAGGGCCTGTCCGTAGCTGGTCAGAAGGCCACGGCAGCCTTCACCAGCATGGGCTCGGCCATCAGCAGGAAGTTTGAGGACGTCAGGTGAGGCACACACAAGTCTgcatctgaaatgacaccctattccctatatagtgcagtacttttgaccagattccaatgagctctggtcaaaaatacCGCACCGTGTAGtgaatagggcgccattttggAAGCATACAAAGACAGGCTCTTTTTTTACCACAGAGAGGCCCTAAGCTTAGACCTGAAGTTTTGTAGTGTATTCTATCAAGTAGAGTGGGGACTGACGTGGCAGGGAGAATACATATGCTCGTCTTATCATgggaaatgttttgtttgttgtcTGTACATGTCTTTAACACAATACTTGACCTTTACAGATTGCAATCTATTTCCAATTCTTTTGGGTAAGACTGTCCCTGCCGGTGCCGTTAGTTAGTTCATCCATACTAAGTCATTTTAGATGCTGCTTAGATCATTACTCTGTAGGTCGTCTTGGAGTGTTAACCCCTGGCTGCTAGTAGAGTTCATATCTGACACTGTACTGCATGGGGTCTTCTGTGCTAGGGGGATTTGGATCTGTGAGGATTCATTCCAATGCTTATTGTGATTGCATGACTGTCTGTGTACAGTAGGTCTACATTGCCATACATGACTATGGTAACTGAGGCCTGTTTTCACCTCAACACACTCTTAGTCACTCGTCAATTTAACTTGGATTGAATGATGCATGGATTGAATGTAGGAAACAAAGGATGAATGAAGGAAtgtgtgtctctacctctctacactGGGGCACTCTCTTTCTTTGCTAACCCCCTATCTCTCTTTTTTTAATGCTGTCGGATAGCATACGCTCCCTACAGCATTCTGCTAGTATGCCCGTGATGAGGTAAGGGAACACGCACATTAACAACCAACCCGCGACTTGCTGGAACCCTCCTCTGTAGCACCTTCTACAATAACGTCTCGCAGCTTTGTGGACTTGAGGAAAAGCTGGCTTGAGTTCCGACATTTTAAAATGGAAATCACAAACATTAGAAGCtattttaaacctcaaatacactatacGTTTGCATTCCCcgctgtgcaggaaaattcccAGCaacaagagtgatcaaatgaagagcCTACATCTGTTGGATGAGATGCGACTGCCAACACCCCTCTAGTTTATAGGGACTGAGGTGCATTTCTGACACAAACATTATTTCCTGATCACCGTTCTTGTATTCTCAGTGTTTTACCCTCTGGACAGTAAATAGTCTCTATGATCTGTGACTAGAAGAGACTGAATGTGGCCACTCTGGGATCATCTATAGTTATCCGACAACCCATCCAGACAGGGTTCAGTTAACGTTCCTTATGAAAACAATGACGATAAATGTGTCTCCTTTTATGTATCCCAACCTCCCACCTCTGCTTTCTTCCCTGACCTCCCACCTCTGCTTTCCCACTGTCCTCTGGATATGGAAGTCGGGTGTCTGTTAGGCTGTgtacaaaatggcaccctattccctatatagggtacaactatgggccctggtcaaaagtagtgcactaaatagggaacacaCTAGTCTGCAATATCACTCCTCTTCGTCCCGCTCTACTCACATCCCGTGTCCCTCTTCACAGGAACACACCCACCTTTAAGTCGTTTGAGGAGAAAGTTGAGACTTTAAAGGTAAAagatgagaagaggagtgagTAAGAACTTAATCACTTCTCAGTACATTTGGAGGAGCCCTAAAATATTTATCTTTGAATATTTGGGGAGAAATTCATCAAAACACAACAGATGATAAAAATGAATGAATTTGTTTGTCTTAATTTATTCATTCAACATCTTTATCTCTTCCTCCACCCTGCAGGTCAAGATGAGCCCGACGGCATCTCAGGGTGACTTTAGCGATGTGTTGACCTCTACAGCGACCTCTGACCCTTCTGTTCCCGTAGAGAAATGGCCAGAGGCCACACCCATCGCCACCCAGGAAGAACAGCCCCACTGAGACCAGCCTGACCTTTCACCCCTGACCCCTAGCCAGGCTGACATTCACTAGAACCATaccctctttctgttctctcacctcctcccttcttcaGCTCCCTCTTTACAACCCTATAGCACAAAGCAACAGAACCAACAACCAAAAAAGACAAATAAGTTTCCCCAGGAacttttcaataaaaaaaatgtaattctgaAAATATTGTTGTGACACCGTAACACTTGTAGGTTTGTAGGACTGTTTGTTTCTATTTTAATGTCCATGGTTGAGGAACCTGCACAAGTAGAAGAATATACATTACACTTAATGAGAAACTGTATGTCACAGCAAGTGAAGTTGTGATGGCGAAACGAATTGGTTCACACAGGCCCATATCTTTCCATAACTTTGAGTACGAACAGGCATttgctttttcttttcttttgatgTACTCCAACCACTGTAATCACTAGGATGTCATTTCTATTCCAACACTGCAGAGGCTTTCTCTGTCATGTATTACTATCACCAACAGCACCAGTAATGTGGTGTAGAGTTAATACCAGATCTGTGTAGCTCACACACTCCTCTCACAGCTTAACCATATGGGGGTGGTCTAAATCTGACCTCTGAGCAGTTCATAGTGCTTAACTCTGATATCAGAGAAGGTGGGCCAATGCATCCAGATCAGTGTGTAATGATAGTCGCAGATGCATGATTGGTTATAATGGTGTCAGCTGGCCTTGACCCTCAGCTCAGTGCAATTTACATCACTCAAAGCCTCACAGCATGGTGGGCCACAGTCCGTATTAGGGCACTTGTCTCACTGGCTTCTCTCCGCTTGGTATGCTGAAACACAGCAGGATAGTCACTGGATGCTGTGTACTTCTCTCTGCTTGGTATGCTGAAACAGCAGGATAGTCACTGGATGCTGTGTACTTCTCTCTGCTTGGTATGCTGAAACACAGCAGGATAGTCACTGGATGCTGTGTACTTCTCTCTGCTTGGTATGCTGAAACACAGCAGGATAGTCACTGGATGCTGTGTACTTCTCTCTGCTTGGTATGCTGAAACACAGCAGGATAGTCACTGGATGCTGTGTACTTCTCTCTGCTTGGTATGCTGAAACACAGCAGGATAGTCACTGGATGCTGTGTACTTCTCTCTGCTTGGTATGCTGAAACACAGCAGGATAGTCACTGGATGCTGTGTACTTCTCTCTGCTTGGTATGCTGAAACACAGCAGGATAGTCACTGGATGCTGTGTACTTCTCTCTGCTTGGTATGCTGAAACACAGCAGGATAGTCACTGGATGCTGTGTACTTCTCTCTGCTTGGTATGCTGAAACACAGCAAGATAGTCACTGGATGCTGTGTACTTCTCTCTGCTTGGTATGCTGAAACACAGCAGGATAGTCACTGGATGCTGTGTACTTCTCTCTGCTTGGTATGCTGAAAACAGCAGGATAGTCACTGGATGCTGTGTACTTCTCTCTGCTTGGTATGCTGAAACACAGCAGGATAGTCACTGGATGCTGTGTACTTCTCTCTGCTTGGTATGCTGAAACACAGCAGGATAGTCACTGGATGCTGTGTACTTCTCTCTGCTTGGTATGCTGAAACACAGCAAGATAGTCACTGGATGCTGTGTACTTCTCTCTGCTTGGTATGCTGAAACAGCAGGATAGTCACTGGATGCTGTGTACTTCTCTCTGCTTGGTATGCTGAAACACAGCAGGATAGTCACTGGATGCTGTGTACTTCTCTCTGCTTGGTATGCTGAAACACAGCAGGATAGTCACTGGATGCTGTGTACTTCTCTCTGCTTGGTATGCTGAAACACAGCAGGATAGTCACTGGATGCTGTGTACTTCTCTCTGCTTGGTATGCTGAAACAGCAGGATAGTCACTGGATGCTGTGTACTTCTCTCTGCTTGGTATGCTGAAACACAGCAGGATAGTCACTGGATGCTGTGTACTTCTCTCTGCTTGGTATGCTGAAACACAGCAAGATAGTCACTGGATGCTGTGTACTTCTCTCTGCTTGGTATGCTGAAACAGCAGGATAGTCACTGGATGCTGTGTACTTCTCTCTGCTTGGTATGCTGAAACAGCAGGATAGTCACTGGATGCTGTGTACTTCTCTCTGCTTGGTATGCTGAAACACAGCAGGATAGTCACTGGATGCTGTGTACTTCTCTCTGCTTGGTATGCTGAAACACAGCAGGATAGTCACTGGATGCTGTGTACTTCTCTCTGCTTGGTATGCTGAAACACAGCAAGATAGTCACTGGATGCTGTGTACTTCTCTCTGCTTGGTATGCTGAAACAGCAGGATAGTCACTGGATGCTGTGTACTTCTCTCTGCTTGGTATGCTGAAACACAGCAGGATAGTCACTGGATGCTGTGTACTTCTCTCTGCTTGGTATGCTGAAACACAGCAGGATAGTCACTGGATGCTGTGTACTTCTCTCTGCTTGGTATGCTGAAACACAGCAGGATAGTCACTGGATGCTGTGTACTTCTCTCTGCTTGGTATGCTGAAAACAGCAGGATAGTCACTGGATGCTGTGTACTTCTCTCCGCTTGGTATGCTGAAACAGCAGGATAGTCACTGGATGCTGTGTACTTCTCTCTGCTTGGTATGCTGAAACACAGCAGGATAGTCACTGGATGCTGTGTACTTCTCTCTGCTTGGTATGCTGAAACACAGCAGGATAGTCACTGGATGCTGTGTACTTCTCTCTGCTTGGTATGCTGAAACACAGCAGGATAGTCACTGGATGCTGTGTACTTCTCTCTGCTTGGTATGCTGAAACACAGCAGGATAGTCACTGGATGCTGTGTACTGCTCTCTGCTTGGTATGCTGAAACACAGCAGGATAGTCATTGGATGCTGTGTACTTCTCTCTGCTTGGTATGCTGAAAACAGCAGGATAGTCACTGGATGCTGTGTACTTCTCTCTGCTTGGTATGCTGAAACACAGCAGGATAGTCACTGGATGCTGTGTACTTCTCTCTGCTTGGTATGCTGAAACACAGCAGGATAGTCACTGGATGCTGTGTACTTCTCTCTGCTTGGTATGCTGAAACACAGCAGGATAGTCACTGGATGCTGTGTACTTCTCTCTGCTTGGTATGCTGAAACACAGCAGGATAGTCACTGGATGCTGTGTGCTTCTCTCTGCTTGGTATGCTGAAACACAGCAGGATAGTCACTGGATGCTGTGTACTTCTCTACTGTTGAATGATATATGAATGGTAGTTGTTTTTGTTTCAAAGTGATTTTCATTGTTTACCTTTTCATAAAGATGTGCAATTTTCCTTAAATTGGAAATCTACTGTTCTCGACCTAGACTAATAACTAGATGTCCTCCCGTGTTGGTATTTTCATTTCTCTACAGTGTATGTGGTATGGTCATCCATTTTTTACAGTTGACTTTCTGAGGGAATGTTTTTCTCTTCTGAACATCTTGAGGTATAAAAGAGTGCGATGCGGGATCCTGTTAAATGTTTACTCTTGACCACACTAGGATGATACatacagtgcctatagaaagtctTTCAACAGAAGTCTTTCTAAGAGGTtgtgttcctgagtggtctagtcTGTCCAGAATTAAATCTGCTTCAAAAAAACAGGCAAAGTTTAAATATCGCTGTCCACCAGTGATCcccaaccaaatttactgagcCTGGGCAATGTTGACAAAAACGATGGATaaatgttgccctaagagttgtgccAACTTGGTAGAACTTTAATGGAAATGAGTCAcagatgtaattgctgccaaagatgcagccaccaagtattaactcagGATAGAGAGACTTATCCAGTTATGATATCTGTTACTTGTAATATCTTTTGGTCAAAAAACTTTCTTTCATGttgaaaatgtggagtagatCTGTAGGAAAAACATTTCATGGGGAGTGTAGACCTTCTATGGGCACTGTACGTACATTTTAGGACACTAGTGAATATTTGGTTTAAATGCCTAATGCAAGTCCTCCCCTACTGGAAGATGACTGGCCATATCATGGAATGGATTCATTGTGGAAATAAAGTTCTGTAAGAAAAGTCCTGGTTCCACCATTAAGACATTATGGCTAATAAAATGTCTTCCAGAGAGAAGTTACTGTAGACCTGTTGCCCCCATTTAGCCCGACTGCTAAAGGAGTAGGCTGTTGACTTTTCTGTTTAGTCAGGACCTATTTCATAGAAAGAGGGTCTCCCGGCTCTTCATTGTGGGCAGAAATAGTTTGTCAGGAACTCTGTGATCAAATGTCTTCTGTTAAACTGCCAGAGAGTAGGCCTTCAACAGCCACCCTGGCACTGGTCTGGTTTGTAATTGGAATGCTGACGTATCTCTAAAAAAAACAGTCAAACTGGGTTATTTAACAAGAATGCACTTGAACAGTGCCCTGTCTTGTCTCCTTTAGCATTCCTCACAACCtttcaaataaatgtatttttatgttttCAACATTTTAAGAGGCATGAGAAGAGAATACATTTTCCATCCATTTATGACATTTGTCTGTACCAAAGCATCATGGGGGTTCCTTATATCCACTCTGGTATCACACTGTAAGAGGcagaggtaaaaaaaataaaaagtaatgtcACTGTTATGCAGGGCAGGTTTCAGGTGGACAGGTGTGCCAATAGCTACGTAGATATATAAATAGTAGATATCCCCTTGGTACATTtagaaatatacttttttttgtatTGTATGTAAATCTGCTTATTGTAATGAGGAGTAACATGTCTAGAGCAGCGTGTCACCTGCCGGTATAGTTCAGTGGTTACAGATGATATAGTCAAGTACTTGAAGCTTTTTGTTGTTACACTAATCATTGCTATAGTGACATTCTTTGGAGCAGCTTTTGTTTTTCATGTTGGAGCTTCACTCTCTTTGTCTGGGGTTTACGGAGCCTGCTTGGGATTCTATAACCTTCTAGAGACAACTTGATTACTGGGAGTTCTGTTCTGGAACTTCAGAGTCAATACTCGGCACTCCTGCATCACTTTGTTATGTGGTAAACTTTAAAAGCTGCCTGGAGGAATGTGGGACATTCCCATTAACAAAGCAGCCTGCCCCTAATTTGAGTCTTATGGTTGATTGGATTTGTCATAACATTCTGGTCTGAGTTTCGGACGGCATTATAAATAATAACAGAACAGGACCCTTAGTTTTAGGAGTTCCTGCCCGCGATGGTTTAGGTGTTGGAAGTCTGAATCTTTGTTACTTAATTTTTTCAGGGGGTTGATGCTTGATGGGTCACTGGTATTTGAGATGTTTGTGGAATGTGCCAGCGCGGTGTTTGGTCATGCTGTGTACGTGGTCATGCTAAGAGTGGTCAGAGGGGAGAGAATGGGTAATGCCTTGCCACGTTATTGTGTCATGACAGACACAACCTTCAAACATTTTGAACTGTCATTTTTAAATTATAATTGTGATAAGACTATATCCACATGTTGTGGGTCAAAAACGTTTTAGAATATCTTATTACGTTTTCACTAGTATAGCTGTAAGGGTAATAAGCAAGTCATTTATAATGCATTGTCTATGTTTAGTGTTTTTCCTGAACAGGGCCAATATTACTGATTGGGTGAGGGTCACTTAAGATCATGAATGTGGGTCTCTTCCTGGCGTTTTACAGAGCATCAGTTGAATGATTGTGTACTTCACTTGTTTTAGACCTGCTACAATAAAAACCAGCCATGCTTCGCATCGAGTgttaatggtgatgatgatgcgGGCTCCCGATGCatatcagtgcaagaggcgttactacagtccctggttcgaatccaggctgcattatatccggccgtgattgggagtcacatagtgcagcacacaattggcccggcgtcgtccGGTTTGGCCcgtggccgtcattgtaaattagaacaaattcttaactggcttgcctagttaaattaaatgaGGATGATGCTTTATCTGCACATTGTTTATTTACTTTTATTCGGCAGCAAACGACCTGGTCTCGTCGCTTTAGTGATGTGCACTTGCCCTCGAATATGCAGTACATTGACGGGGCCTTAATGTACTGCCAGTATACCATGTATTACCACCCAAGACCACCAGGTGGCAGTGTGGAACAGAACTCTCAGCATTAGTAAGGTTGGGAAAGGGAATATGTTACATATCAATTATTGAAAAGACCTTAAGTGGTGGGATTAGAATGgtgctttatgggagagagagagcatgtgtttCTTTATGGGTATTTAATATCATTAGGCTACAGCTCATACACACACTCGCATAGAAGAATAGCACATCAGGTGGTAGTAAAACAGCTGTCAAAAAGTATCTTTATTTCAGTTACTGAACGATCACCAGTAGCTTATAGTAACACAGAGAAGCCTGggccatgttcattagggcacacaacaGAAAGtgtttcaaaacattttgcaatggaaaacaaaTGACCATTTCTCATTTAACAAGCCCATGTAGTCCCTCCGTCCTTTTTTCAGTCCGTTTAGTAcccaatgaacacaaccctggcgAGTTCTTACACCGAGGAAACGACGACGACAACAGCTGAATGGATGAGCACCACTACATGGTCAGGACCATCACAATCATTACAATGGCAGTTTATAATACACACAGCTCGAGTAAAAATACTGCAGTATATACAGTCAGTCAGTGAAGAGTTAACAGTCAGCATGTGTTGATTCTCCCAGAGAGAAGATAATCAACATTACATTTATGTTTAGCTTCAATGGACAATAGTGTAATAAAAATGGAAGTTAAACAACATTGGTGCAGTAGGATACAATTTAAGACATCCATAGTCTAAACACACATATTGCAAGTGATTTCTTTGATGGATTGCAATAACAGCATCTCGTACACTGTCAACTCTCCCACGGTCTATTCTATTGTCTTAGCTACAGCCATGGGATTGTGGTGCAAAATCAAATCTCTGTATGTAGCCTACACGGTGTCTCGGGCTAAATGTTTAGTCGTAACGTTCATCCAACATTCAAACATGGGTGCTTGTGGAGAGTGACACTGTGGTTTAATGGTGTCAAGGTGCAGAGCCCTAAAATTCTAACATTGAAACGTGGATATTTGTGGACAAGACACAAATAGAGATTACATGATGAAAACATGAGAATGTGGGGACTTATGGAGATTGATACAACAACTATCTGATGATGTCACCACAGCCTCCCCCCTGCGTCTGTCTGCCATCATTAAAACAGAGAAGGGCGTTAGCCTCATGTGGGGAAGCTATTGATTTTATGGACCACAGTGATTCTTATGAAGAATTACCACAACCAGATGGACCTTATAAGTCACCTTTATACTGTGAGTTagtccacacacaaacacactacactCTCCTTCCCGTGTGGCTCTCACTGACACCGAAGCCAAatccagcctcctctcctctactgtagtcGGTCTTCCTGCTCCAGTGCCTTAAACATATGCAGTCAGCCAGCAGCTCCTCTCCTCAGAGACCAGCAGATGAGCCCTCAGCTCGTGAGGAGCCCAGATAAGCACCACCACCACAAGGAGCTGTAGCCACACAAACATGaatgtgtgcgcgcgcgcgcagacacacacacatcctaaagCCTATAGCTTAAGCTAGATGTAAAATACGTCTGCCACCACAAGCCTGATCCATAGGTTTAACAGACTAAACGCCTCCATGCCTTCCCTTGAGCCCTGCTATATCATTAGGATAACAGAAGGATTGTTGTTTGATTAGTTCTGACTGCCTGTATTTATCATACCAGGGTTGTTGTCTGAGGCCCGGCATGCAGAGCAACAGGGATGGATTAAGGTATATAACTATGTCAATATGAGATGTGATATGAGAATGCAGGACTTGGATATGGTCATATTTATGGGTCCGACATGTTTTAATAGGTCTCTGTAGCCTCAGATAGACACAGTGAAGGCTGCTGACCGAAACAACACATTACACCCTGGGCAGTGGTTCACAGAACTCACTCTCTGGGCAGTGGTTCACAGAACTCACTCTCTGGGCAGTGGTTCACAGAACTCACTCTCTGGGCAGTGGTTCACAGAACTCACTCTCTGGGCAGTGGTTCACAGAACTCACTCTCTGGGCAGTGGTTCACAGAACTCACTCTCTGGGCAGTGGTTCACAGAACTCACTCTCTGGGCAGTGGTTCACAGAACTCACTCTCTGGGCAGTGGTTCACAGAACTCACTCTCTGGGCAGTGGTTCACAGAACTCACTCTCTGGGCAGTGGTTCACAGAACTCACTCTCTGGGCAGTGGTTCACAGAACTCACTCTCTGGGCAGTGGTTCACAGAACTCACTCTCTGGGCAGTGGTTCACAGAACTCACTCTCTGGACAGTGGTTCACAGAACTCACTCTCTGGGCAGTGGTTCACAGAACTCACTCTCTGGGCAGTGGTTCACAGAACTCACTCTCTGGGCAGTGGTTCACAGAACTCACTCTCTGGGCAGTGGTTCACAGAACTCACTCTCTGGGCAGTGGTTCACAGAACTCACTCTCTGGGCAGTGGTTCACAGAACTCACTCTCTGGGCAGTGGTTCACAGAACTCACTCTCTGGGCAGTGGTTCACAGAACTCACTCTCTGGGCAGTGGTTCACAGAACTCACTCTCTGGGCAGTGGTTCACAGAACTCACTCTCTGGGCAGTGGTTCACAGAACTCACTCTCTGGGCAGTGGTTCACAGAACTCACTCTCTGGGCAGTGGTTCACAGAACTCACTCTCTGGGCAGTGGTTCACAGAACTCACTCTCTGGGCAGTGGTTCACAGAACTCACTCTCTGGGCAGTGGTTCACAGAACTCACTCTCTGGGCAGTGGTTCACAGAACTCACTCACTCTGGGCAGTGGTTCACAGAACTCACTCTCTGGGCAGTGGTTCACAGAACTCACTCTCTGGGCAGTGGTTCACAGAACTCACTCTCTGGGCAGTGGTTCACAGAACTCACTCTCTGGGCAGTGGTTCACAGAACTCACTCTCTGGGCAGTGGTTCACAGAACTCACTCTCTGGGCAGTGGTTCACAGAACTCACTCTCTGGGCAGTGGTTCACAGAACTCACTCTCTGGTTTCTACCGGTGAGCTCATGGCCCCCGTCTTGGAAAGATAGAGAGCAGCATAGGTCATATGTCTAGCTAGCTGCGGACATGACTGGAGTAATTCACACCACAGCCTCTCCGTTACTCACACATACTGTAGCGTAATGTGATCTGGATaatataaagatatatatatatataaaata
This window contains:
- the LOC112264439 gene encoding tumor protein D52 isoform X7; the protein is MEQADQGAVRPDSITEVGEDAVMSVAVSPSVPTLTEEEQEELRDELLRVEDEVVTLSQVLAAKEKQVADIKRKLGITPLNELKQNISKSWQEVTTSTAYKKTSEGLSVAGQKATAAFTSMGSAISRKFEDVRLQSISNSFGIRSLQHSASMPVMRNTPTFKSFEEKVETLKVKMSPTASQGDFSDVLTSTATSDPSVPVEKWPEATPIATQEEQPH